From Medicago truncatula cultivar Jemalong A17 chromosome 7, MtrunA17r5.0-ANR, whole genome shotgun sequence, a single genomic window includes:
- the LOC25480356 gene encoding putative expansin-B2 yields the protein MALTLEHAFSHILILLGLLSIFLVTPSICFNPRKLVNVSSYSSSGSDWSPSVATWYGSPDGDGSEGGACGYRNAVGEPPFSSMISAGSPLIYNKGKGCGSCYEVRCTGNSVCSGNPVKVVITDECAGCGSDAEYHFDLSGSAFGSMAVSGEDEELRNAGKIVIEHRRVQCNYGGSTIAFHVDSGSNQEYFAALIEYEEGDGDLNKVELKEALDSSSWDTMQQSWGAVWKFDKGAPLKAPISIRLTTLKSGKTIVAHNVIPAGWKPGQTYRSIVNF from the exons ATGGCTCTTACACTTGAACATGCATTCTCTCATATACTCATCCTTTTAGGTTTACTCTCAATATTCCTAGTGACCCCTTCCATTTGTTTTAATCCAAGGAAGCTTGTTAATGTTAGCTCATACTCCTCATCTGGTTCAGATTGGTCACCTTCAGTTGCTACTTGGTATGGATCTCCCGATGGTGACGGAAGCGAAG GTGGTGCTTGTGGGTATAGAAATGCAGTTGGAGAACCTCCATTCTCTTCGATGATATCAGCTGGAAGCCCTCTCATCTATAACAAAGGCAAAGGCTGTGGTTCTTGTTATGAG gTGAGGTGCACAGGAAATTCTGTATGTTCAGGCAACCCTGTTAAGGTAGTTATCACTGATGAGTGTGCTGGGTGTGGGTCAGATGCtgaatatcattttgatttgaGTGGTAGTGCTTTTGGTTCCATGGCAGTTTCTGGTGAAGATGAAGAGCTACGTAATGCTGGAAAAATAGTCATTGAACACAGAAG AGTTCAATGCAACTATGGTGGTAGTACAATAGCTTTCCACGTGGACTCTGGATCCAACCAAGAATATTTTGCTGCCTTGATTGAATATGAGGAAGGAGATGGTGATCTTAACAAAGTTGAACTCAAGGAAGCACTTGACTCATCCTCATGGGATACTATGCAACAATCATGGGGTGCTGTTTGGAAATTTGATAAAGGAGCACCACTTAAAGCACCAATTTCTATAAGGCTTACCACACTTAAATCTGGCAAAACTATTGTGGCACATAATGTGATTCCTGCAGGTTGGAAGCCTGGTCAGACTTATAGGTCAATTGTGAATTTTTAA
- the LOC120577013 gene encoding uncharacterized protein: MSVTEYAAEFVELAKFYPHYTAETAEFSKCIKFENSLRPDIQRAIGYQQIRVFPDLVNSWQTEDGLGERSKKKDVPAEITYFNCGEKGHKSTVCPEEVKKCFWCDKKSHTLADCKDGDIVCFNCKEEGHIGSQCKQPKRALTTGRVFALNSKMAGRNDAAIAVALQAVAQAVGQHPQVGAGNDEVRMREFLNRYFPEDVRGKKEIEFLELKQGDMSVTEYAAKFMELAKFYPHYTAETAEFSKCIKFENGLRADIKRAIGYQKIRQFSELVSSCRIYEDDTKAHYKARGERRNKDKSRLKPYSAPGEHRLNDERRPKKEETPAEIVCYRCGEKGHKSNTCTGKVKRCFRCGEKGHNEVDCNHDDVVCYNCKEESHISSKCKKPKKAQTGGKVFALTGTQMMHE; this comes from the exons ATGTCCGTGACGGAGTATGCTGCcgagtttgttgagttggcaaagttctacCCACATTATActgctgagactgctgagttctcgaaatgcatcaagtttGAGAATAGTTTGCGGCCTGATATtcagagggcgattggataccaacagatccgagtttttccagatttggtgAACAGCT ggcaaacagaggATGGTCTAGGAGAGAGATCTAAGAAAAAGGATGTTCCTGCTGAGATTActtatttcaattgtggtgagaaaggccacaagagcactGTTTGTCCAGAGGAGGTGAAGAAATGTTTCTGGTGTGACAAGAAGAGTCACACATTAGCTGACTGCAAAGATGGTGATATCGTGTGTTTCAACTGCAAAGAAGAGGGTCATATTGGGTCCCAGTGTAAGCAGCCTAAGAGGGCACTGACTACGGGTAGAGTTTTTGCTctg AATTCTAAgatggctggaaggaacgatgctgctattgctgttGCACTGCAAGCTGtggctcaagctgtaggacaacaTCCACAAGTTGGTGCTGGTAACGATGAAGTAAGAAT gagagagtttCTGAACAGATATTTcccggaggatgtccgaggtaagaaagaaatagaatttcTAGAGCTGAAGCAGGGAGATATGTCAGTAACAgaatatgctgcaaagtttATGGAGCTTGCTAAGTTTTATCCACATTACACcgctgagactgctgagttctccaagtgcataaagtttgagaatggtcTGCGTGCTGATATTAAGCGggccattggttatcagaagattcGTCAATTTTCTGAGCTGGTGAGTAGCTGTAGAATTTATGAGGATGATACCAAAGCCCATTATAAAGCTAGGGGTGAGCGGAGGAATAAAGACAAGAGTCGTcttaagccgtacagtgccccggGTGAGCATAGGTTGAATGACGAGAGGAGGCCCAAGAAGGAAGAGACTCCTGCTGAAATAGTTTGTTACAGGTGTGGTGAGAAGGGTCACAAGAGTAACACATGTACTGGTAAAGTGAAACGGTGTTTCCGTTGTGGTGAAAAGGGTCATAATGAGGTAGATTGCAATCATGATGATGTGGTTTGCTACAACTGCAAGGAAGAAAGTCATATTAGTTCAAAgtgcaagaagcctaagaaggcCCAGACTGGTGGGaaggtttttgctttgactggtacgcagatgATGCATGAATGA